The following are encoded in a window of Sminthopsis crassicaudata isolate SCR6 chromosome 5, ASM4859323v1, whole genome shotgun sequence genomic DNA:
- the DENND6B gene encoding protein DENND6B isoform X1: MDALWGAAPRPPPPGLDSSESPGSTPTATRRLRRPPLPWARFSSWLECVCVVAFDLELGQALELVYPYDCRLTEKEKTSICYLSFPDSYSGCLGDTQFSFRMRQSGGQRSPRSMDDDDGYNKGAPVTLQRETAHLFGYVYFRQVKDSAMKRGYFQKSLVLVSRLPYVNLFQSLLNLIAPEYFEKLVPCLEAVCNEIDQWPPPVPGQTLNLPVMGVVIQVRIPSRVDKLESSPVKQFNQENLLPAPLVLSSVNELDLFRCFQPVLIHIQLLWELMLLGEPLVVMAPSPTISSEMVLALTSCLTPLKFCCDYRPYFTIHDSEFKEYTTRTQAPPNVVLGVTNPFFIKTLQHWPHILRIGELKMSGDLPKQVKMKKLTKLKTLDTKPGLYTSYKTYLHKDKTLIKRLLKGIQRKRPSEVQSALVRRHLLELTQSFIIPLEHYMASLMPLQRAVTPWKTPPQIRPFRQDDFLKTLEHAGPQLTCVIKGDWLGLYRRFFKSPNFDGWYRQRHREMTQKLEALHLEVICEANILTWVKDKSEVEIVDLVLKLREKLIQAQAHQLPVKEETLRRVALYIDTVIGSLPDDLQTVLRHP; this comes from the exons ATGGATGCGCTGTGGGGCGCTGCCCCGCGCCCGCCGCCGCCCGGCCTGGACTCCTCCGAAAGCCCGGGCTCCACCCCGACCGCGACCCGCCGGCTCCGCCGCCCGCCGCTGCCCTGGGCGCGCTTCTCCTCCTGGCTCGAGTGTGTGTGCGTGGTGGCCTTCGACCTGGAACTGGGCCAGGCCCTGGAG CTGGTGTACCCTTATGACTGCAGGCTGACAGAGAAGGAG AAAACCAGCATCTGCTACTTGTCTTTTCCTGACTCCTATTCAG GCTGCCTTGGGGACACCCAGTTTAGCTTCCGAATGCGTCAGTCGGGGGGACAGAGGAGCCCCCGCTCtatggatgatgatgatggctaTAACAAAGGGGCTCCTGTCACCCTGCAG AGAGAGACTGCCCACTTGTTTGGCTACGTGTACTTCAGGCAGGTGAAGGACAGTGCAATGAAGAGAGGCTACTTCCAGAAG TCGCTGGTGCTGGTGTCCCGCCTGCCCTATGTGAATTTGTTCCAGTCGCTGCTGAACCTCATTGCTCCTGAGTACTTTGAGAAGCTGGTTCCATGCTTGGAGGCGG TATGCAATGAGATTGACCAGTGGCCTCCCCCAGTGCCAGGCCAGACTCTGAATCTGCCTGTGATGGGAGTCGTCATACAG GTCCGGATCCCATCCCGTGTAGACAAGTTAGAGTCAAGCCCTGTGAAGCAGTTTAACCAGGAG AACTTGCTTCCTGCCCCATTGGTTCTCTCCAGTGTTAATGAGCTGGATCTTTTCAG GTGTTTCCAGCCTGTGCTCATCCACATCCAGCTGCTGTGGGAGCTGATGCTCCTGGGGGAGCCCCTGGTCGTCATGGCACCATCTCCAACCATCTCGTCAGAGATGGTGCTGGCCCTGACCAG CTGTCTCACTCCTCTCAAGTTCTGCTGTGACTACCGGCCCTACTTCACCATCCACGACAGTGAGTTCAAGGAGTACACCACCCGGACCCAGGCCCC ACCAAATGTTGTCCTGGGAGTCACAAATCCTTTCTTTATCAAAACACTTCAGCATTGGCCACACATCCTCCGGATCGGAGAGCTCAAAATGTCAG GGGACCTCCCCAAGCAAGTCAAGATGAAGAAACTCACCAAGTTGAAGACTCTGGACACCAAGCCAG GGCTTTATACCTCCTACAAAACCTACCTGCACAAGGACAAAACGCTCATTAAGAGGCTGTTGAAG GGCATCCAGAGGAAGCGGCCTTCCGAGGTGCAGAGCGCTCTGGTTCGACGCCATCTCCTAGAGCTCACACAGAGTTTCATCATCCCCCTG GAACACTACATGGCCAGCCTGATGCCCCTGCAGAGGGCAGTCACACCCTGGAAG ACTCCCCCCCAGATCCGTCCCTTCCGCCAGGATGACTTTCTAAAGACCCTGGAGCATGCCGGCCCCCAGCTTACCTGTGTCATCAAGGGTGATTGGCTCGGCCTGTACAG GCGGTTTTTCAAATCTCCAAATTTTGATGGCTGGTACCGGCAGCGACACAGGGAGATGACCCAGAAGCTGGAGGCACTGCACCTGGAGGTGATCTGCGAGGCG AACATCCTGACGTGGGTGAAGGACAAGTCAGAGGTGGAGATCGTCGATCTGGTTCTGAAGCTGCGAGAAAAACTT atCCAGGCCCAGGCCCACCAGCTCCCAGTGAAGGAGGAGACGCTGCGGCGGGTGGCTCTCTACATTGACACGGTCATCGGCTCCCTGCCCGATGACCTGCAGACTGTCCTGCGGCACCCCTGA
- the DENND6B gene encoding protein DENND6B isoform X2: protein MDALWGAAPRPPPPGLDSSESPGSTPTATRRLRRPPLPWARFSSWLECVCVVAFDLELGQALELVYPYDCRLTEKEKTSICYLSFPDSYSGCLGDTQFSFRMRQSGGQRSPRSMDDDDGYNKGAPVTLQRETAHLFGYVYFRQVKDSAMKRGYFQKSLVLVSRLPYVNLFQSLLNLIAPEYFEKLVPCLEAVCNEIDQWPPPVPGQTLNLPVMGVVIQVRIPSRVDKLESSPVKQFNQENLLPAPLVLSSVNELDLFRCFQPVLIHIQLLWELMLLGEPLVVMAPSPTISSEMVLALTSSAVTTGPTSPSTTVSSRSTPPGPRPRDLPKQVKMKKLTKLKTLDTKPGLYTSYKTYLHKDKTLIKRLLKGIQRKRPSEVQSALVRRHLLELTQSFIIPLEHYMASLMPLQRAVTPWKTPPQIRPFRQDDFLKTLEHAGPQLTCVIKGDWLGLYRRFFKSPNFDGWYRQRHREMTQKLEALHLEVICEANILTWVKDKSEVEIVDLVLKLREKLIQAQAHQLPVKEETLRRVALYIDTVIGSLPDDLQTVLRHP, encoded by the exons ATGGATGCGCTGTGGGGCGCTGCCCCGCGCCCGCCGCCGCCCGGCCTGGACTCCTCCGAAAGCCCGGGCTCCACCCCGACCGCGACCCGCCGGCTCCGCCGCCCGCCGCTGCCCTGGGCGCGCTTCTCCTCCTGGCTCGAGTGTGTGTGCGTGGTGGCCTTCGACCTGGAACTGGGCCAGGCCCTGGAG CTGGTGTACCCTTATGACTGCAGGCTGACAGAGAAGGAG AAAACCAGCATCTGCTACTTGTCTTTTCCTGACTCCTATTCAG GCTGCCTTGGGGACACCCAGTTTAGCTTCCGAATGCGTCAGTCGGGGGGACAGAGGAGCCCCCGCTCtatggatgatgatgatggctaTAACAAAGGGGCTCCTGTCACCCTGCAG AGAGAGACTGCCCACTTGTTTGGCTACGTGTACTTCAGGCAGGTGAAGGACAGTGCAATGAAGAGAGGCTACTTCCAGAAG TCGCTGGTGCTGGTGTCCCGCCTGCCCTATGTGAATTTGTTCCAGTCGCTGCTGAACCTCATTGCTCCTGAGTACTTTGAGAAGCTGGTTCCATGCTTGGAGGCGG TATGCAATGAGATTGACCAGTGGCCTCCCCCAGTGCCAGGCCAGACTCTGAATCTGCCTGTGATGGGAGTCGTCATACAG GTCCGGATCCCATCCCGTGTAGACAAGTTAGAGTCAAGCCCTGTGAAGCAGTTTAACCAGGAG AACTTGCTTCCTGCCCCATTGGTTCTCTCCAGTGTTAATGAGCTGGATCTTTTCAG GTGTTTCCAGCCTGTGCTCATCCACATCCAGCTGCTGTGGGAGCTGATGCTCCTGGGGGAGCCCCTGGTCGTCATGGCACCATCTCCAACCATCTCGTCAGAGATGGTGCTGGCCCTGACCAG TTCTGCTGTGACTACCGGCCCTACTTCACCATCCACGACAGTGAGTTCAAGGAGTACACCACCCGGACCCAGGCCCC GGGACCTCCCCAAGCAAGTCAAGATGAAGAAACTCACCAAGTTGAAGACTCTGGACACCAAGCCAG GGCTTTATACCTCCTACAAAACCTACCTGCACAAGGACAAAACGCTCATTAAGAGGCTGTTGAAG GGCATCCAGAGGAAGCGGCCTTCCGAGGTGCAGAGCGCTCTGGTTCGACGCCATCTCCTAGAGCTCACACAGAGTTTCATCATCCCCCTG GAACACTACATGGCCAGCCTGATGCCCCTGCAGAGGGCAGTCACACCCTGGAAG ACTCCCCCCCAGATCCGTCCCTTCCGCCAGGATGACTTTCTAAAGACCCTGGAGCATGCCGGCCCCCAGCTTACCTGTGTCATCAAGGGTGATTGGCTCGGCCTGTACAG GCGGTTTTTCAAATCTCCAAATTTTGATGGCTGGTACCGGCAGCGACACAGGGAGATGACCCAGAAGCTGGAGGCACTGCACCTGGAGGTGATCTGCGAGGCG AACATCCTGACGTGGGTGAAGGACAAGTCAGAGGTGGAGATCGTCGATCTGGTTCTGAAGCTGCGAGAAAAACTT atCCAGGCCCAGGCCCACCAGCTCCCAGTGAAGGAGGAGACGCTGCGGCGGGTGGCTCTCTACATTGACACGGTCATCGGCTCCCTGCCCGATGACCTGCAGACTGTCCTGCGGCACCCCTGA